A DNA window from Candidatus Moraniibacteriota bacterium contains the following coding sequences:
- a CDS encoding PilN domain-containing protein, whose protein sequence is MKIYLDLLPEEKKEEIKKKKAFWMIIRQELRFLIPIIVFISILFSINLILKIQSDSWNGIYSLEQSQKEYQELKTYEEEFRQVNSKISSFSRLQEGHLYWSNVFYQLSDLVPEEISINGLITKDYQVSLSGKAKNRNNLLALQEKIQSSECFSNVNVPLSNLVNKENVDFQIDFEVAINCLKNK, encoded by the coding sequence ATGAAGATTTATCTTGATCTTCTTCCTGAGGAAAAAAAGGAAGAAATAAAAAAGAAAAAAGCGTTTTGGATGATTATTCGGCAGGAATTGCGCTTTCTTATTCCGATAATTGTTTTTATTTCCATTTTATTTTCCATCAATTTGATTCTGAAAATACAGAGCGACAGTTGGAACGGCATCTATTCCCTTGAGCAATCGCAAAAAGAATATCAGGAACTGAAAACATATGAAGAAGAATTCCGCCAGGTAAACTCTAAAATATCTTCATTCTCCCGCCTTCAGGAGGGACACTTGTATTGGTCTAATGTTTTTTATCAACTTAGCGATCTCGTTCCCGAAGAAATTTCAATTAACGGTTTAATAACTAAAGATTATCAGGTTTCTCTTTCGGGAAAAGCGAAAAATCGAAATAATCTCCTGGCGCTGCAGGAAAAAATTCAAAGTTCCGAGTGCTTTTCCAATGTGAATGTCCCCCTCTCTAATTTAGTGAATAAAGAAAACGTTGATTTTCAGATAGATTTTGAAGTGGCAATTAACTGCTTAAAAAACAAATGA
- a CDS encoding prepilin-type N-terminal cleavage/methylation domain-containing protein: MKFKKHSGLTLIETLVAIAIFVIGVEGFSLLFARAWKSNSYTLEMGQASLIVSQGVGKMVNYIRGARQADNGSYPVQSANNNDLVLYSDYDKDGTTERIHFYKSGQNILMGVRNPTGGMPKTYPAGDQETISIANYIVNDADTPIFYYYNKDYPGDTAHNPLDTPATVADIRLVKIYLKINITPSRAPDDIEMQSFVEMRNLNDYDRIK, encoded by the coding sequence ATGAAGTTTAAAAAGCATTCAGGGCTAACTTTAATAGAAACTCTTGTAGCCATAGCTATTTTTGTTATTGGCGTGGAGGGTTTTTCTCTGCTTTTCGCTCGCGCTTGGAAAAGTAATTCCTATACCTTAGAAATGGGACAAGCCTCTCTGATAGTTTCTCAAGGCGTAGGGAAGATGGTAAATTATATCCGCGGAGCAAGGCAAGCTGATAACGGGTCTTATCCGGTGCAGTCAGCCAATAACAATGATCTGGTGCTTTATTCTGACTATGACAAGGATGGAACAACAGAGAGAATACATTTTTATAAGAGCGGGCAAAATATTTTGATGGGCGTAAGAAACCCTACGGGCGGGATGCCTAAAACCTATCCCGCCGGGGATCAGGAAACGATATCCATTGCGAATTATATTGTCAATGATGCTGACACACCTATATTTTATTACTACAACAAAGATTACCCGGGTGACACCGCACATAATCCTTTGGACACCCCGGCGACCGTAGCCGATATACGGCTGGTAAAAATATATCTTAAAATAAATATTACTCCTAGCCGAGCTCCAGATGATATTGAAATGCAATCTTTCGTAGAAATGAGAAATTTAAACGATTACGATAGGATAAAATAG
- a CDS encoding pilus assembly PilX N-terminal domain-containing protein, with amino-acid sequence MSFSRYNLRSSKRNQKGSALVYALVILAIVMIILVSMLTYISAQLKFSFNRVEKERAFQTAEAGIYYYRWYLAHETSGKTAQQISDFWEGGTAIGVSSPYESEYEGIGKYKVEVDAPDSGSTIVTVKSTGWTYKMPNITRTVQVRFRRPSWSEYMWVVNDFINFGTGAEVYGKVHSNIGILFNGLAHNVVSCLVPSFNDPTHGGSYLDFGVHTHQVPADPAAPAYPWPDGTVPDRPDIFMGGRQFPIPEVSFSGILSDLGNMKSEAQGGHGKYFDATGAGRRIILKSDGTYDICTVDSYHHTAYYITSYLKNSGTGTCSSCSEDCLSNYPILNDRIIFVENNAWVEGTVNNKRVTIAAANLSGGPLANIYIGLNDRGTGNIRYTNYDCNNIIGLVAQQNISIVRDCPDNFVVDAALLAQSGRISRGNYAINRSTLTFNGALASYLQPYFNTGNNGFGIRTYNFDNNLLYCPPPYFPTGTEYSIDLWEEL; translated from the coding sequence ATGAGTTTTAGTCGATACAATTTAAGATCTTCAAAGAGAAACCAAAAAGGTTCGGCTCTGGTTTATGCCCTGGTAATTTTGGCTATTGTTATGATTATCTTGGTCTCAATGTTGACCTATATCTCAGCACAACTTAAATTTAGCTTCAATCGGGTAGAAAAAGAAAGGGCCTTCCAGACAGCCGAAGCCGGGATTTATTATTACCGCTGGTACTTGGCTCATGAAACTTCGGGGAAAACTGCTCAGCAAATCAGTGATTTCTGGGAAGGAGGAACTGCTATCGGGGTATCTTCACCTTATGAAAGTGAATACGAAGGTATCGGAAAATACAAAGTTGAGGTAGATGCGCCTGATTCAGGATCAACTATCGTGACTGTTAAATCAACCGGTTGGACGTATAAGATGCCTAACATCACAAGGACAGTCCAAGTGCGGTTTCGACGGCCTTCTTGGAGTGAATATATGTGGGTAGTAAATGATTTTATCAATTTTGGCACAGGCGCTGAAGTGTATGGAAAAGTTCATTCTAATATTGGAATCCTATTTAATGGATTAGCTCATAATGTTGTTTCCTGTCTGGTTCCTTCTTTTAACGATCCAACTCACGGGGGCAGTTATCTTGATTTTGGCGTACATACTCATCAGGTTCCGGCCGATCCCGCCGCACCCGCTTATCCCTGGCCTGACGGCACTGTTCCTGATCGGCCGGATATTTTTATGGGCGGCCGCCAGTTTCCCATTCCCGAAGTTAGTTTTAGCGGCATTTTGTCTGATCTGGGTAATATGAAAAGTGAAGCCCAAGGCGGCCACGGAAAATATTTTGACGCAACGGGAGCAGGAAGAAGAATTATTCTCAAAAGCGATGGCACTTACGATATCTGCACCGTTGATTCTTATCATCACACTGCTTATTACATTACAAGTTATTTAAAAAACAGTGGAACAGGAACATGCAGCAGTTGCAGCGAGGACTGCCTTAGCAATTATCCCATTCTTAATGACAGGATTATTTTTGTTGAAAATAATGCTTGGGTAGAAGGAACAGTGAATAATAAAAGAGTAACCATTGCCGCCGCTAATCTGTCCGGGGGACCGTTAGCCAATATTTATATCGGATTGAATGACAGAGGAACAGGCAATATCCGCTATACTAATTATGATTGTAACAATATCATCGGGCTGGTTGCCCAGCAAAATATTTCCATTGTGAGAGATTGTCCAGACAATTTCGTTGTGGACGCTGCACTTCTAGCCCAGTCCGGACGAATAAGCCGGGGAAACTATGCAATCAATAGAAGTACATTGACGTTCAACGGGGCACTTGCATCGTATCTTCAGCCGTATTTTAACACTGGTAATAATGGATTTGGCATTCGTACTTATAACTTTGACAACAATCTCCTCTATTGCCCGCCTCCGTATTTTCCAACCGGGACGGAGTATTCCATAGATCTTTGGGAAGAACTGTAA
- the pilM gene encoding type IV pilus assembly protein PilM — translation MSFLNKKVLNFTHSPFGLDLSDLSVKVVQLEREGKKDKIVSFGTSAIPIGSIVDGEIMKKENVISAIKEAVKKAGPKKIRTKKVICSLPETKAFLRIISIPKMEQEEIKEAIKWEMEANIPLPIDQVYYDWQMLEKKLSKEANKIDILVVAVAKKVVDQFVEVLELSGLAVEGLEIESIAQTRSFLDERDDKKTTLIIDLGDRRTSFSISTGTIPCFTCSIPLSAQSMTDAISKGLSISFEEAEKTKLTYGIGSAVKSDPIFQAVKPVLENLVSELEKSIDFYLTGLQYSASIDQIIICGGGANAKGIIPYLSQRMSKTIELGNPWVSVHIGSKLPLIDRNKSVQYSTAIGLALKGIYYEDLS, via the coding sequence ATGAGTTTTCTCAATAAAAAAGTTTTGAATTTCACTCACAGTCCTTTCGGACTGGATTTGAGCGACCTTTCGGTTAAAGTGGTTCAGCTGGAGCGGGAAGGGAAAAAGGACAAAATCGTCAGTTTTGGCACTTCAGCCATTCCGATAGGCAGTATTGTTGATGGGGAAATCATGAAAAAGGAGAATGTTATTTCTGCTATTAAAGAGGCAGTTAAAAAAGCCGGACCGAAAAAGATCAGGACGAAAAAAGTTATTTGCTCTCTCCCGGAAACCAAGGCCTTTTTGCGAATTATTAGCATTCCCAAGATGGAACAGGAAGAAATCAAGGAAGCCATAAAATGGGAAATGGAAGCCAATATTCCTCTTCCCATTGATCAGGTATATTATGACTGGCAAATGCTTGAGAAAAAACTTAGCAAAGAAGCTAACAAAATAGACATACTGGTAGTGGCAGTAGCAAAAAAAGTCGTTGACCAGTTTGTTGAAGTACTGGAACTTTCCGGACTGGCGGTGGAAGGGCTGGAAATAGAATCCATTGCTCAAACGCGGAGCTTTCTGGATGAAAGAGATGACAAGAAAACGACTCTCATCATTGATTTAGGGGACAGAAGAACAAGTTTTTCAATTTCCACCGGCACAATTCCTTGTTTTACCTGCAGCATTCCTCTTTCGGCTCAATCAATGACCGATGCTATTTCCAAAGGTCTGAGTATTTCTTTTGAGGAGGCGGAGAAAACAAAACTAACTTATGGAATCGGATCAGCAGTAAAAAGTGATCCCATTTTCCAGGCGGTAAAACCGGTACTGGAAAACCTGGTTTCCGAGTTGGAAAAGTCAATTGACTTTTATCTCACCGGATTGCAATACTCTGCTTCTATTGACCAAATAATTATCTGTGGAGGAGGAGCCAATGCTAAGGGAATCATTCCTTATTTATCTCAAAGGATGAGCAAAACGATAGAACTGGGAAATCCCTGGGTAAGCGTCCATATAGGAAGCAAACTGCCCCTTATTGATAGAAATAAGTCAGTGCAGTACTCTACCGCCATTGGACTCGCTTTAAAAGGAATTTACTATGAAGATTTATCTTGA